The DNA segment GGGCGTAGTAGTCGAGGGCGGCGGCAAAGTTTTGGTTTTTGGCCTGTTGGCGGCCGAGTACGCCCCACGCGAAGCCGGTTTGCGCGGGGGTGAGGATGTTTTCGAGGGCGGCGAGGCGTGCGGCGGCGGCATCGGGGTTTTTGAGGGCGGCTGCGCCGATAATGCCGCGCAGTTGGTTTTCTTGTGCGCCTTGTCCGCTGCTGCTGTCGAGCGGGCTGCCGAGGGCGGCGGCGAGACGGGCGGCATCGGTGGTTTGGTTGGCGGCAATGAGGCCGCGTACGCGCCGCCATGCGTCGGCGGGGTTGAGGCGGCCGTGCGCGGCGCGGGTTTCGAGCAGGGTGTTGCAGCCGGCGGGCAGGCGGGCGGTGTCGCGGACGAGTTCGGCGGCAAGGCCGCTGTCGCCGGCAAGTTCTGCGTAGCAGCGGACTTCTTTGCTGCGGCCTTCGGGGGCGAGGCGGGCGTATTCGCTTTGGAAGGTTTGCCAGATGCCGCGTTTGGCGAGGCTTTTGAGCCATTCGTTGCGCACGGCTTCGCCCATTGCGCTGTCGCTTTGGGTGGCAAGGAATTGTGCGGGCTGGATGTCGTCTCCGGCTTTGGCGGCTTGGAGGGTGCTTTCGTAGCGGTTGTAGTCGTCGAGGGTTTGGGCGGGGTTTTCGCTGCCGCGCAGGTTGGGAAGGCGGAAGTGGGAGGTGTCGGCAGGGCGGGGCGTACCGCTGTTGGCAGGCTCGACGGTTTGTTCGGCGGTGCAGGCGGCAAGGAGAAGGACGGCAAGGGCGGGGCGGAGTTTGTTCATTACGGTTTCTTCAAATGTATTCGGACGGCGCATCGGCTTGGGCTGTGGCGAAGCTGTGCGTTCAGACGGCCTTTGTCGTGTCGGAGGCCGTCTGAAAAGGCAGGACGGATGATAGCAGTTTTGCCCGATGCGCCCAATTCGCGGCGGCGGTTTTTACACGGAGGCCGTCTGAAATGTGCAGAGCGCATGGTTTTGTTTCCAATCGGGCAGAGCTTGTCTTGCTTGCGGAAGAAGCGGAATCCGGTATCGGGGGAGATTGCCGTATTTGAAAACGTGTGGGGAGGCTGCTGTGTATTTGCTGTTTAAATTGCAAAGAGGCCGTCTGAAAAGTGTTTTCAGACGGCCTCTGTAAGTTAAGCCGCGAAAATCTTCACGATTTCCGTGTATATCGCTCCGGTTTCCATAGCCCGCTTATTCTCCGGCCAGCAAAGCGGCGGCTTCTTCCACGCCCGGCATGGCGGCAAAGCGGCCGCGCATGATGTCGAAATTGTGGTGCTCGTAGATTTCGCGTGCCGACCAGCGGCCGTTGTCCAGCGTGCTGTTGGCACCTTCGGGCAGCACCACGTCGAAACCCAGATCGCCGGCCACGCGCACGGTGCTTTCGATGCAGTATTCGGTCATCATGCCCACCACCATCAGGCGGGTAATGCCTTGTTGGCGCAGATAGTCGCGCAAATCAGTGCCTCTGAACGCGCTGTTGAACTGTTTATCCACCACGCGCTCGCCCGGCTGCGGTGCTATCCGTCCGGCAATCTGCCAGCCGGGCGAATGGGGTGCAAACATGGGGTCGGCGGCATCGTTGTGGCGTACATAAACTACTTCGCGCCCGTGGGTGCGGGCGGTGTGCAGCAACAGGGAGATGGCATCCATCATTTCCTGTGCGCGGTAGGGCCGCATGTCGAGCAGGGATTGCTGTACGTCGATAATCAATAAAGCGGTTTTCTGCATAATCGGGGCTCCTTATCTGACTGCGTTGATTGGTTCAGACTGCTTGAAAGCCTGCCGGCGGTAAGCAGGCAGGCTCTTGTGGATGCGTGGTTTAGAAAATCTGCCACACGAAGAAGATAAAGGTGTGCAGGATAAAGAGGGGAACGAGTATGCCGAAGGACCAAGCCATGTAGCCGAAGAAGGCGGGCATGGGGACTTTGCGTTGTTCGGCGATGGCTTTAACCATGAAGTTGGGAGCGTTGCCGATGTAGCTGAGTGCGCCCATGAAGACGGAACCCATGGATACGGCCAAAAGGGTGTGGAAGAGATGTCCGGTCATGAGGGCTTGGGGGTCGCCGCCTGCGAGGTTGAAGAAGACCAGGTAGGTGGGGGCGTTGTCGAGGAAGGCGGAGAGCAGGCCGGACATCCAGAAGTACATGGTATTGACGGGATTGCCGGAGCTGTCGTGGACAAGGGCGACGATGCCTGCCATCGCGCCGTGTTCGCCGGCTTTGAGGATGGCGAGGACGGGGGCAATGGTAATAAAGATGCCGAGGAAGAGTTTGCCGACTTCGGCAATGGGATCCCAGTTGAATTCATTACCGGCACGGACTTGTTTCGGGGTGATCTTTATGGAAACGGCGGTAATGGCGAGCAGCAGGCCGTCGCGGACGAGGTTTTGCAGTTCATAGTGGCTGCCGAGGATGTCGAAGGAGATACCGGGTTTCCAGATACCGGAAAGCAGTACCGCACCGACGACGGCGGCCAGTAGGAAGAAGTTGCGTTTTCCGTGTATTTTCAACGCGCTGTCCGGGCTGGGGTCGCGCGGGAGGATTTCGTCTTCAAGGGCGTAGTAGTGGCGGTCGATAAAGTAGAACAGGGTCAGCAGGACGGCCGAGCTGATGAGGACGGGCGGAAGCATATGCTGCACCGTCCAGCCGAAGTCCACGCCTTTGAGGAAGCCGAGGAAGAGGGGCGGGTCGCCCAGCGGGGTAAGTCCGCCGCCGATGTTGGCAACGAGGAAAATAAAGAAGATGACGCTGTGGACGCGGTGTTTGCGGTTGTCGTTGGCTTTCAGAAGCGGCCGGATCATGAGCATGGCCGCGCCGGTCGTACCCATTACCGAGGCCAAAAGCGTACCGATGGCCAGAATGGCCGTGTTGGTTTTAGGCGAACCGTGCAGGTTGCCCCATACCAAAATGCCGCCGGATACGGTGTATAGAGCCAGCAGCAGTAGAATGAAGGGAATGTATTCCTCCACAAGGGCATGGACGATGGTACCCACCCCTGCGCCTACGCCGTAAACGAGCGTAAAGGGAATGAGGAAAAGCAGCGTCCACAGGGCGGTGATTTTGCCGAAATGGTGATGCCAGGTGTGGGCGAAAAAGAGCGGCCCGGTGGCAATGGAAAGCAGGATGAGGACGAAGGGCAGCCCCCAAATCAGGCTGAGTTGCGAGCCGTCGGGTGTGGCGGCAAAGGCGGCGGCGGGTGTGCATAGCAGGGCTGGGAAGAGCAGTTGGTGCATTTTGAGGTGCATTCGATATTCCTTTTTTATTCTGATAAGGGCGGGCGGTTTGCCCGGACTGTCTTTTTCAGACGGCCTGTTGAGTCGTTGGGATTGACGCAGTTTATGGGAAACCGTTTTTAATTGTAACGGAAAACTGCGGGTGGAGGAATGAGCGGCGGGGAAGGTGTCGGACTAAGGCGGTTTTCAGACGGCCTCTTCAAAATAAGACCGGATATAGGCAGGCCGTCTGAAAAAGGAAGATTGCAAACCGCTTGTTAAGGCTGAGGCCGCCTGAAAGAGAGCAGAAGATTGCGGAAAGCATTCGGGTCTTTAATGAAAGTCATCTCGCCTTCCTGCGGGAAATGGAAATCCAGCAGGCGGGAAACCCAAAAACGGATACAGCCGGCACGCTGTGCGGTGGGGAAGTAGGCGCGTTCGGCGGCAGACAACGGACGGACGCTTTCGTAGCCGTGAATAAAGGCATCCGTGCGTTCCGTATCCAGAATATTATCGGCGGTGCGCGCCCAATCATTGACGGCAATGGCGAGGTCGTATACGAAACTGCCGTCGCAAGCATAGTAAAAATCAATAAAACCGGATACTGCGCTGCCGTCGAGCAGTACGTTGTCTTTAAATAGGTCGGCATGGATGATACCGCGCGGCAGGCTGCTGTCGGGATGGGTATCCAAGTAGGCAATCTCATCCGCCAGTAATTCCGCATCTTCTTTGTTCAATACGGGAAACAGCTTTTGTGCCGATTCGTGCCACCAGCGGCTATGGCGCGGATTGTCCATGTGCATGGGGAAACTTTGACCGGCAATATGCATTTTTGCCAGCATGGCTCCCGTGTTGTAACACTGTTCCGCCGTCGGTCTGCCGGTATCCGCACCATTCAGGCAGCTAACCAGGCAGGCAGGCTTCCCCGCCAATACCGAATCAAGCTGCCCGTCGCGCCGTGCGACAGGTGTAGGGCAAGCCACTCCGTTGCTGCTGAGATGCTGTTTCAACAACAGGAAAAACGGCAACTCTTCCTGCTGCAAAACCTCAAAAACCGTCAGTACATAACGGCCGCAAGTCGTATTCAGGAAATAATTGCTGTTGGTAACCCCCTGCGCAATTCCCGTCAGTGAAACAAATGAACCCAAATCATAGTCGGCAAGGAAAATGCGCATTTCTTCATCGGAAATGCTGGTATAGACGGACATGGTTTGCACCTATCGTTTTATTTATTTAAGGAATAATTACGGGTAATATTTTTCGGAAAACGGCACATCATATCAAAATAACAATAAGCCGTGTATGGCACAAAGGTACGACAGAGACAGTGCTTTCAGACGGCCTCTGATACTTTCCGGTCTTGATGTTTGTGTGTTGCAGCTTCTGTTTTTAATTTTCCTCTGACAAAAAATTTTCTTTTTTTCCGTGTACATGGCGTATTTTGGCAGAGGCATTTGGTTTTACTGCTTGACTGTTTTTTTTCTGGTGGGTATAGTGTGCGTCTTTGCTGCTTCGGCGGCGCAGTTCTTTAACAAGATGATTACCGATAAGTGTGGGTGCGTTTGGCCCCATACTGCGACGAAAAACAGACAAGGAATTTTATATTTCCTGTCGGTTTCTTTGAAGCGGACCAGAAGTTAAGTAAGTTAGAGATTGAACATAAGAGTTTGATCCTGGCTCAGATTGAACGCTGGCGGCATGCTTTACACATGCAAGTCGGACGGCAGCGGGGTAGTGCTTGCACTACTGCCGGCGAGTGGCGAACGGGTGAGTAATGCATCGGAACGTACCGGATAATGGGGGATAACTTTCCGAAAGGAAGGCTAATACCGCATATTCCCTGAGGGGGAAAGCGGGGGACCTTTGGGCCTCGCGTTATCCGAGCGGCCGATGTCTGATTAGCTAGTTGGTGGGGTAAAGGCCTACCAAGGCGACGATCAGTAGCGGGTCTGAGAGGACGATCCGCCACACTGGGACTGAGACACGGCCCAGACTCCTACGGGAGGCAGCAGTGGGGAATTTTGGACAATGGGCGCAAGCCTGATCCAGCCATGCCGCGTGTCTGAAGAAGGCCTTCGGGTTGTAAAGGACTTTTGTTAGGGAAGAAAGGGTTTGTGCTAATACCATGAACTTATGACGGTACCTGAAGAATAAGCACCGGCTAACTACGTGCCAGCAGCCGCGGTAATACGTAGGGTGCGAGCGTTAATCGGAATTACTGGGCGTAAAGCGGGCGCAGACGGTTTGTTAAGCAGGATGTGAAATCCCCGGGCTCAACCTGGGAACTGCGTTCTGAACTGGCAGGCTAGAGTGTGTCAGAGGGGGGTAGAATTCCACGTGTAGCAGTGAAATGCGTAGAGATGTGGAGGAATACCGATGGCGAAGGCAGCCCCCTGGGATAACACTGACGTTCATGCCCGAAAGCGTGGGTAGCAAACAGGATTAGATACCCTGGTAGTCCACGCCCTAAACGATGTCGATTAGCTGTTGGGCAACTTGATTGCTTAGTAGCGTAGCTAACGCGTGAAATCGACCGCCTGGGGAGTACGGTCGCAAGATTAAAACTCAAAGGAATTGACGGGGACCCGCACAAGCGGTGGATGATGTGGATTAATTCGATGCAACGCGAAGAACCTTACCTGGTCTTGACATGTACGGAACCTTCCAGAGACGGAAGGGTGCCTTCGGGAGCCGTAACACAGGTGCTGCATGGCTGTCGTCAGCTCGTGTCGTGAGATGTTGGGTTAAGTCCCGCAACGAGCGCAACCCTTGTCATTAGTTGCCATCATTAAGTTGGGCACTCTAATGAGACTGCCGGTGACAAACCGGAGGAAGGTGGGGATGACGTCAAGTCCTCATGGCCCTTATGACCAGGGCTTCACACGTCATACAATGGTCGGTACAGAGGGTAGCCAAGCCGCGAGGCGGAGCCAATCCCACAAAACCGATCGTAGTCCGGATTGCACTCTGCAACTCGAGTGCATGAAGTCGGAATCGCTAGTAATCGCAGGTCAGCATACTGCGGTGAATACGTTCCCGGGTCTTGTACACACCGCCCGTCACACCATGGGAGTGGGGGATACCAGAAGCAGGTAGGCTAACCGCAAGGAGGCCGCTTGCCACGGTATGCTTCATGACTGGGGTGAAGTCGTAACAAGGTAGCCGTAGGGGAACCTGCGGCTGGATCACCTCCTTTCTAGAGAAAGGGGCGGGTGCATCCACACTTATCGGTAATCGTAGAGAGCGTTACAAAGGGTTTGTAGCTCAGGTGGTTAGAGCACACGCTTGATAAGCGTGGGGTCGTAGGTTCAAGTCCTACCAGACCCACCAAGCTAGACTGGGGGCATAGCTCAGTTGGTAGAGCACCTGCTTTGCAAGCAGGGGGTCATCGGTTCGATCCCGTTTGCCTCCACCAGGATTTCCCAAATCAAAGCAGTCTGAAAGAAAGACAGACTGTTTTAATTTGCGAAAACAACGCATTGATCTTTAACAAATTGGAAAGCCGAAATCAACAAACAAAGACAAAGTCGTTTGATTTGGTTTAAATCATTGTTGCAATCATGGTTTAAGCATCAAAGAATCAGACGGTAAAATTTGGGTGGTGATTGTATCGACCCGATTCTGAAGCACAAAAGGCAGGATCGGGACACAACAAGCAGTAGGCTGTATCAAAGTAGAGGCCTGAAGGTGCCGAGTTAGTCAACGGCAAAGCACCGAAGTCAGAAAGGTACTTCAAATGATAGAGTCAAGTGAATAAGTGCATCAGGTGGATGCCTTGGCGATGATAGGCGACGAAGGACGTGTAAGCCTGCGAAAAGCATCGGGGAGCTGGCAATAAAGCTATGATCCGGTGATGTCCGAATGGGGAAACCCACCGTATTCTGTACGGTATCCTTGTTTGAATACATAGGACAAGAGAAGCGAACCCGGAGAACTGAACCATCTAAGTACCCGGAGGAAAAGAAATCAACCGAGATTCCGCAAGTAGTGGCGAGCGAACGCGGAGGAGCCTGTATACGATAGCCGATGAGATAGAAGAACAAGCTGGGAAGCTTGACCATAGTGGGTGATAGTCCCGTATTCGAAATTTCGTTGGTGGTACTAGGTATACGACAAGTAGGGCGGGACACGAGAAATCCTGTCTGAAGATGGGGGGACCATCCTCCAAGGCTAAATACTCATCATCGACCGATAGTGAACCAGTACCGTGAGGGAAAGGCGAAAAGAACCCCGGGAGGGGAGTGAAATAGAACCTGAAACCTGATGCATACAAACAGTGGGAGCCCTGTAAGGGGTGACTGCGTACCTTTTGTATAATGGGTCAACGACTTACATTCAGTAGCGAGCTTAACCGGATAGGGGAGGCGTAGGGAAACCGAGTCTTAATAGGGCGACTAGTTGCTGGGTGTAGACCCGAAACCGAGTGATCTATCCATGGCCAGGATGAAGGTGCCGTAACAGGTACTGGAGGTCCGAACCCACGCATGTTGCAAAATGCGGGGATGAGCTGTGGATAGGGGTGAAAGGCTAAACAAACTCGGAGATAGCTGGTTCTCCCCGAAAACTATTTAGGTAGTGCCTCGAGCTAGACACTGATGGGGGTAAAGCACTGTTATGGCTAGGGGGTCATTGCGACTTACCAACCCATGGCAAACTAAGAATACCATCAAGTGGTTCCTCGGGAGACAGACAGCGGGTGCTAACGTCCGTTGTCAAGAGGGAAACAACCCAGACCGCCGGCTAAGGTCCCAAATGACAGATTAAGTGGTAAACGAAGTGGGAAGGCCCAGACAGCCAGGATGTTGGCTTAGAAGCAGCCATCATTTAAAGAAAGCGTAATAGCTCACTGGTCGAGTCGTCCTGCGCGGAAGATGTAACGGGGCTCAAATCTGTAACCGAAGCCGCGGATGCCGCAAGGCATGGTAGGGGAGCGTTCTGTAGGCCGAAGAAGGTGTATCGTAAGGTATGCTGGAGGTATCAGAAGTGCGAATGTTGACATGAGTAGCGATAAAGCGGGTGAAAAGCCCGCTCGCCGAAAGCCCAAGGTTTCCTACGCAACGTTCATCGGCGTAGGGTGAGTCGGCCCCTAAGGCGAGGCAGAAATGCGT comes from the Kingella potus genome and includes:
- a CDS encoding cysteine hydrolase family protein, whose translation is MQKTALLIIDVQQSLLDMRPYRAQEMMDAISLLLHTARTHGREVVYVRHNDAADPMFAPHSPGWQIAGRIAPQPGERVVDKQFNSAFRGTDLRDYLRQQGITRLMVVGMMTEYCIESTVRVAGDLGFDVVLPEGANSTLDNGRWSAREIYEHHNFDIMRGRFAAMPGVEEAAALLAGE
- the thrB gene encoding homoserine kinase: MSVYTSISDEEMRIFLADYDLGSFVSLTGIAQGVTNSNYFLNTTCGRYVLTVFEVLQQEELPFFLLLKQHLSSNGVACPTPVARRDGQLDSVLAGKPACLVSCLNGADTGRPTAEQCYNTGAMLAKMHIAGQSFPMHMDNPRHSRWWHESAQKLFPVLNKEDAELLADEIAYLDTHPDSSLPRGIIHADLFKDNVLLDGSAVSGFIDFYYACDGSFVYDLAIAVNDWARTADNILDTERTDAFIHGYESVRPLSAAERAYFPTAQRAGCIRFWVSRLLDFHFPQEGEMTFIKDPNAFRNLLLSFRRPQP
- a CDS encoding sodium:proton antiporter, which gives rise to MHLKMHQLLFPALLCTPAAAFAATPDGSQLSLIWGLPFVLILLSIATGPLFFAHTWHHHFGKITALWTLLFLIPFTLVYGVGAGVGTIVHALVEEYIPFILLLLALYTVSGGILVWGNLHGSPKTNTAILAIGTLLASVMGTTGAAMLMIRPLLKANDNRKHRVHSVIFFIFLVANIGGGLTPLGDPPLFLGFLKGVDFGWTVQHMLPPVLISSAVLLTLFYFIDRHYYALEDEILPRDPSPDSALKIHGKRNFFLLAAVVGAVLLSGIWKPGISFDILGSHYELQNLVRDGLLLAITAVSIKITPKQVRAGNEFNWDPIAEVGKLFLGIFITIAPVLAILKAGEHGAMAGIVALVHDSSGNPVNTMYFWMSGLLSAFLDNAPTYLVFFNLAGGDPQALMTGHLFHTLLAVSMGSVFMGALSYIGNAPNFMVKAIAEQRKVPMPAFFGYMAWSFGILVPLFILHTFIFFVWQIF